A window from Branchiostoma floridae strain S238N-H82 chromosome 16, Bfl_VNyyK, whole genome shotgun sequence encodes these proteins:
- the LOC118403383 gene encoding leucine-rich repeat-containing protein 15-like: protein MSSLLTSVLVLLLVILEGLKTTGASCDCSALTCRCEGLSLTSIPQNLPTSITSLHVEYNNLTSLHMQDFLRYRNLSSLFLPDNRLFTIGSRAFYHLTNLTSIDLRWNKLTCLQTDTFVGLGSLRALNIDYNDIKSIEEGTFRECPRLVHLLLGSNRLASISPGSFTGLNQLELLDLFSNQITYIQPDTFSNLPQLKHLYLYQNGITHIHPDTFSHVSQLQLLSLFSNKIAEIQSGTFTDLPKLEELDLDFNHITNIQAGAFSNLPRLEYLGLGHNQMEILPLTICHELSSVPTLILNNNPWQCDCRIVSLNLHTQICGSCSPEIVNQITCTNPGGFQGQKLRDINVTVLNCTELGRPNSATGQQGHCPYSYVFNLLLSVILMET, encoded by the coding sequence ATGTCCAGCTTGCTGACAAGTGTTCTTGTCCTCCTGTTGGTCATTCTTGAGGGTCTGAAGACAACAGGAGCTTCCTGTGACTGTTCTGCTTTGACTTGCCGTTGTGAAGGGCTGAGCCTCACCAGCATTCCACAAAACCTACCCACGTCTATAACTTCCCTGCACGTGGAGTATAACAACCTTACGTCTCTACATATGCAGGACTTCTTAAGATATAGAAACCTGTCCAGCCTATTCCTACCCGATAATCGTCTGTTCACAATCGGGAGTCGTGCGTTCTACCACCTGACAAACTTAACGTCCATAGACCTTCGCTGGAACAAGTTGACCTGTCTTCAAACTGACACCTTTGTTGGGCTTGGTAGTCTACGGGCACTGAATATTGACTACAATGACATCAAGAGTATCGAGGAAGGAACCTTCCGCGAGTGTCCTAGACTCGTACACTTGCTTCTTGGATCTAACCGTCTCGCGTCGATCTCACCAGGCAGTTTCACCGGTTTGAACCAACTCGAACTGTTAGATCTTTTCTCCAACCAGATAACGTACATTCAACCCGACACATTCTCCAACCTACCCCAGCTTAaacatctgtacctgtatcaAAACGGAATAACTCATATCCACCCCGATACATTCTCGCATGTCTCACAGCTCCAGCTTTTGTCCCTGTTCTCCAACAAGATAGCAGAGATTCAGTCCGGTACATTCACCGATCTCCCCAAACTTGAGGAATTAGATCTAGACTTTAACCACATCACTAACATTCAGGCTGGTGCATTTTCAAACCTTCCACGACTTGAGTACTTGGGTCTTGGGCACAACCAGATGGAAATACTACCCCTAACAATCTGTCACGAACTCTCGTCTGTCCCGACTTTAATCCTcaacaacaacccctggcagtgtgactgcagAATAGTGTCCTTAAACCTGCATACGCAAATATGTGGGTCTTGCTCACCCGAAATTGTCAATCAGATTACTTGTACAAATCCTGGAGGTTTTCAAGGCCAGAAGCTGAGAGATATCAATGTGACAGTTCTGAACTGTACAGAGCTTGGGCGACCAAATTCTGCTACAGGACAGCAAGGACATTGCCCCTACTCGTACGTGTTCAATCTTTTGCTGTCAGTGATTTTGATGGAAACGTAG